In Coffea eugenioides isolate CCC68of chromosome 4, Ceug_1.0, whole genome shotgun sequence, the genomic stretch GACTCTGTTCTTAACAAATCAATATACAGAAAAAAACTGTTtgtaaaatagaaataaaagaCTAAACAAATAAAGGTTTTCATTCCTTCCACTTATAGATGGATTccctaattcttttttttttcaaaaagaataaaattgtgaaaaatCAAAATTCGTCTATTTAATCttctatttgttttcttttcttttattttttttaaagttttgcaTGTAACAATTATGGATTCTCAAGACTCAAGGATATTAATTAGAAATGTAGTCAATTTGAAATTATtggggtaattcagtcttttaCTAGTAGCATGTGCATCTAACATAATAAACTTACCTAGTAATTGGGCCTATTATGCCAATTGTAtatgattgagaaaaatataataCCATAAGGGGCGAATTGATTCAATTCAACATTGAAGATGGAAAAGTGAGAGAAAGCTTTTCCTTGAGGGGTAACTTTGGAATTAATAAATAACATGCATATGTATGTTGAAATGGGCTAATTAACTTCATAATAACCTTTATTAGAAAGTAGTGCTTGAGCTACACTCTATAACCGTGCTCATATTTAGAAAATTAGGTGGGGTGGGTTTTATTTAGGTAAAAGAAAAGTATCAATTTAAAATATGTTTTTTAGTTGAGGCTTCTCTAGCCTTGGATGAGATAGCTTAATTTGTACTTTGTTCGTGTTCATAGTAAATTATGGAAGTAAAGATggaattattttaaaaaaattgacaaataaaaaaaagcttATAAGATAAAATATTTTAGGCTTTATACATATCActcatatttttcaattataaaTATTCATAAAATATAAAAAGCAGGAGTGCCACTGTGTGTAAGAATGTAGTAGTCCTAACCTTGCCGGGCAATTGTAAATGAAACGATGTAAGGAGGGATGAAAGagtaaatatataaataaataaaaggtcCTAACCTattaaaagcaagaaaaactGAAACTGAATAACAATTTTCTTTACAACCACACATTTTCACTCATCACACTACCAGTCAATTCAACCAATTGGCTGAACGTGGTTATTTGTGTGTCCCTCTTAGATTGCTTTCGGGCCGATTCTGCATTTACTCTTGTGTGTGGTTTAATTAGTTGTGTGTCTGTTTATTTcagtttcgaaaaaaaaaaacactaccAGTCAATTCACAATGTGCATTATTGAAACTCATCTAATCATTCATTCCTGACTCTGTACCGAAGTTGTTATAGAATTGTCTGTTAAATAACTAAAAGTAATCCAAAACGTAAAATCAACTcctataaaaataattttcacaaaattactTTTTTATGTGGTGCACACACATTGTTTGTACATATCACTAGGAATATTTAATTTGCGAATCAAGGGAATAACCTAAGGCTCAACGTCACGATCTTGCATTCGGGCTCTTTTGGCACCCAATCAACCAATTTAAGCCAGTTGAGTTGGCCACGTCCGTTCTAGACGTAGGTCGAGAGATTAAATCCCTCGGTTTGCATCCTTATTCAAGAGTATAAAATAGGAGTAGAAATAGAATagaaattatttaaaaaaaaaaacacacccAATCACTGTGCGTTTTTGTAAGGAGTCCATCATGACAAGACACCTTCACTAATCCTATCTACACTTTTGCTTATTCGTTTTCATTGTCCTTtgcttttctttactttttaaGTATTTTGTCTAACTAATGTCatttcacttttcttttttttttttcccatttttgcAAGTTGAGaagtaattttctttttatttcacttGTGTGCTTAAAAGTAACTTACCcaacatttttattttctttatatcataccttttttattattataaataggATCAGTTGTATGACTCCACCTACTCCTTTGATGACAGAAATCTGGAACTTATGGGTAACACATAAAGCATCATAGCTTACCTTAACAAATCCTATGTGCATAGATTAATAccaaaatattaaaattgagatttaaaatttcacaaattaTTAAACAAACTTCTACAAATTCATAGGATAGCAAGGATGAAGAGAAAGAGTAGAACAGCAACAAATTATTACTTTTGATGTCCTTTATTAGgcttttcgtttctttttttttctttatttattcaaaGAGAGATTCCAAACCCTACAAACCCTACAAGGAGATAAGTGGAAGAAGACTTGACATTTGAACAAGTGATGCCATAATTACCTAGTTAACATCTTTACTAGACAAGTTAATGGGTCGGATTTTATCTATATCCAATCCAGACCTTATAACAGCGTCATGGGTTAGGGTAAGGTTTGATTTTTTATGATCCACACTCAAATTCAGATTCAAATCAGAACTTATCCAAACCCTAtgtataaataatatatatatgtaaatttataaaataatctaATGTTTTATGGCCATTAGATTCAGAACAGTAAGATTTGATGACTGTTAGATTAAAGGATATACTCTTAACTTAAGAAAACACCACCTAATCTCGCACCTACCTATTGTGTGCCTTTGTGAATGTAGATGaaactttaaaaataaatagaaatagATGATAATAGTTCTTTCTTTGACTTCAAAATATTACATTCAATTTcttgaatattaattttattatttggaaacaaaaattgaatggtatctatattatttttgaacactatatatttttaaaatatttttattgtaTGTTCATAAAAATACCCACCGGTATCCATTGGATGCCCACACCCATGAGGGTCCAAGTCTAAGTCTAGGTCTAGTAGGTTTAGATCTAACCAAAATTTAAGAAATCTGGATCTGAATTAACGAATCCAATACAAGCCCTATCTATTGAAATACCTATCCTTAATACAAGTCCTATCTATTGAAACCAAGTAAGTTAGATCTTCAGGACTTCCTTGGAAGGAAAATAGGCAGAGAATCTATAGTAGTGATTGCTCGCAGAAGAATTTCACTTctagtaccttttttttttttgtggactCTTTTTACGGTCAATTAGATAATATAAGTGAAGCCGTAGTATTGTTAATACGAAGTAAATGATTGGGTGCCTCACAAACCCTAAGTCCTTGTATACTTTTAAGTCCTTAAATCAGACAAATAACCTATAATTCATTGTATATTTACAAATAAAAGTCAAATGTACACTAACTCCAAACAGAGCAAATTCTTATTCTTACTTTTTTGTTTACCATAGCCTTTATCCTTATTTGGATGAAACTTCTTATCCAACGTATATTATGCGACAAATTTTATTTTGGTTTCTTTTAACGTGTTTTAAAcacttttttttcacttctAACGAGGGAAATGTGAGATTTAAAAAGCGAGGAGGGAGAAGGGGATTATAACCTAAGATTTCTAAATCTTGGGACCTTAATTTCAGCTACTAAACGAAGGTTTCCTTCTCAGACTAACATATTCCTAACACTTCAACCATGTCATTTTACTACTTAAGTTCATTGATTTTTCTAAAGTTCAtcaatataaataaaaataataaatttatcaTAATTATGAGACCAAGAAATTGTTTTCCAATAACTGGCCAATAAAGAATGGCTCATAAcgataaattttgtttttccaatACATTTAAGACCAACAACCaattatgcatttttttttatagaattgAGATGGATGTACAATTAAGTCAATTAATAACAATAAGTtatgattattttattttattttattaactTTTCAATTTCTAGATTGATAAACAAGTCAACATCCTAAACAACCATATCAACAAATGACGAGTtagaataattttaattttttttttatatcctCAAGGCTATATACAAGTTAAAATCAAGATAAGCAACTCGAGTAAATTAATAATGATGTGCTGAGGTAATTTATTTGTTCGATACAATCGAGATCGATAAACAAGTGAACGTGTACAAAAAACTCAAACCAATTAATAATGACCCGTTAGGATTTTTTAATACCCCATTATATATTCGAGATAAATAAACAAGTGAATATCGATCGACAATTCAAATCAATTAATTACGACTTTATAATTTTTTGAATGCTCTATATTATATTAGAGACAAATAAACATGTGAACAACTCGAGTCAATTAATTATGAGGAGTTAGGATAAACAAGTAAAACCAAATAAAGTCCATAAAAAGTGATCAaactgaaaaataaaaataaaaaggagaaaagaagtACATAAAGCGTGAGGTAAGAAAATTGCAGATACTAAAAGAATTTTCTTAATTCTGCAAGTCCTATTAGGTAAAAACCAGGAGACTAGGGAGCCTTGTCTAAACCTTCAGTCCAGTGACGACGATGGACTCCTCCGACGCCGGCGGTGCCTCTCTGGCTTCAGGTCCCGACGGAACTAAGCGGCGCGTGACATATTTCTACGAGCCGAACATAGGCGACTACTACTATGGACAAGGCCACCCCATGAAACCCCACCGCATTCGCATGGCCCACAATCTCATCGTCCACTACTCTCTTCACCGGAAAATGGAAATCAACCGCCCCTTCCCGGCCAAGCGAGACGACATCCGCCGCTTCCATTCTCAGGAATACGTCGACTTCCTCTCCAGTGTTACGCCGGTCACTGTTCACGACCATACCCACTCGCGTCATCTCAAGAGGTTCAATGTCGgcgaggactgccctgttttcgACGGGCTTTTTGAGTTTTGTCAGGCATCCGCCGGCGGATCGATTGGCGCCGCCGTTAAACTCAACCGGCAAGATGCTGATATAGCCATCAATTGGGCTGGTGGACTTCATCATGCTAAGAAAAGTGAGGCTTCTGGTTTTTGTTATGTCAATGACATTGTTCTTGGCATCCTCGAGCTCCTCAAAGTCCACAGGGTAATAACTCTTAAAACCTTATGAAATGATTCTTATTTTTCaaagttgtttttcttttttggttatGTTTGGAAGTTGTTAATAGGGGTAGATTCATATTTGCTACAAAATGCAGGGAATTTAGTAAAAGATTGGATTTTTGGTTGCATGGTTTTACAgttgaataaaaaatatttagGACCATTTGTGTAATTTAACTTTGGGTAGATTGTACTCATGCAAACACGTATGCTTTGATAAATGCTTGAGTAAGGAACAATTGCGGTAtatattttgatgttttggctgATTGTGGGATGTGGGATCAAGCTATTTTGTGGAGTTATgatcttatttttgtttgtctTTCTGTTTTGATTCATCGGTTGAGGTTTAGatgatttaagattttttttccttgctaAGTCATCTAGGTTGATTGTTGGTAAATTGGtaaagatttttttccttttggtgatattatttttgcTTGTGCTTCTGTTTTGATTCATTGGTTGAGGTTTAGGTGATTTAAGATTTTTCTTGCTAAGTCATCTAGGTTGATTGTTGGTAAATTGgtggtggttttttttttttttggtggtaaGCAGAACATTGAAGGGAATTGAGAGTGTGAGAATTGAATTGTGAACTAACACAAGGAGAAAAGACCCTTAATTATGGAGGGAGTCTATCCATAGCAATAATTTACAACGCTTTGTATGTGGTTTTAACAAAGGGATATGATATATAGGTAAAGGCAATGAATAGCAAGAGCAACTTTAGTGGGACAAAAATTCAGATTCCTTCTAGTAATGCAAAATGTGATCTTCCTTATTGATCAATGAATTGAGACATACAGAAATTATTTCTGTGTGAATTAATTCTTCTTTTCACTTCAAGTTTTTGTATGGAACTTGCATGGGCTTGAATACGACATTCTTCACATTTGCAGTATGTTTTTGCTTATTAGTATGTCATGTGGGAATTAAACAAGGATCATGTAATTACCCAGATGACAGTTAACTCTGTCATGCTTAACAGGGAGCACtcatttcatttttgttttacttttacttATGGAGCATCTGTGTGCCTGATTTCATCAGCAGTTCTTATCTAGCAGAAATTTCTATTCTTTGCtatttcatgaagacaactgaAATATGAAAGATTGCCTTAACTCTAGGTTGTTGTCTTCTGGTTTGTTATTATATCTTCTTTCATGTCAAATGCTCAATAGGCTGATATAACAATGAAAATCCATATTATGATAtccattttcttgaagcgaTTCTTTTCTGGTACTTTTCCTTTAAATGTAGCTTCTAGCTTTGCACAGGTGTTCCTCTGATTTGCCCTTTGTCATTTGTGCAGCGTGTATTATATATAGATATTGACATCCACCACGGAGATGGTGTTGAGGAGGCATTTTTCACCACTGACAGAGTAATGACTGTGTCTTTCCATAAATTTGGGGACTTTTTCCCTGGTACGGGGCACATTAAAGATCTTGGGGTGGGTCAGGGGAAGTACTATGCCCTTAATGTCCCATTAAATGATGGAATGGATGATGGGAGTTTCCGTGATTTATTCCGTCCTGTCATCCAAAAGGTTATGGAGGTCTATCAGCCCGATGCAGTTGTTCTTCAATGTGGAGCAGATTCCCTGGCTGGCGACAGGTTGGGTTGCTTCAACTTATCTGTTAAAGGTCATGCAGACTGCCTACGTTTCCTTAGATCTTTCAATGTCCCTTTAATGGTTCTAGGTGGGGGAGGTTATACAATTCGCAATGTTGCACGCTGCTGGTGCTATGaggtctctctctctcacttctCCCTGCCATTAGATCCATGCCCTATATTTTTCCTTGGCATCCGTGTTTGATAGTCTGTTTTAGAAAATCATTACTTCTGGAAAAGTTTTGTGATATTTTGAAGTTTCCTGGTTGTTCCAGAATATGACTGAAGTTTAATATTGTATACTTCCAGACAGCAGTTGCAGTTGGCGTAGAACCTGATAATAACTTACCTTACAATGAGTATTACGAGTACTTTGGCCCAGATTACACTCTTCATGTGGAACCAAGCCTCATGGAGAACAAAAATTCAGCCCGGGATTTGGAAAGAATCAGGTAACTTTAGCAACACCTTTTTGTTGTAAATTCTTTTTCTTGATACTGCTGCTCTAACTTTGGTATTTTGCTTAATGGCTTTATAGCTTTTGTTTCTGCTAGCCATGGAGTTTGGATAGGTAGTGTATAAATGTTATCAAATGGATATAGACATCGGTACCATGTTGTTAACAGTTCTAGTTCTGGGAGCACCCTCAGTTGGATCTATTTGAGATTGCGAAGGAGGATGATAGCATTTGGCATGTCAAAGTGACAATGAAATGCTGGAAGTTAGTGAGCTTGCTTTGAGATTTTAACACATAATAAATGGGTTGCTATGCGTTGGCCTATTTCATACAgttaactttttttttgaaatataaaagatttttttttcttttttttgggtagcAATGCCTAGTATATCTCTTAGATTTTACTTTGAAAGTTCCTATAAATTAAACATTCTCAATAAACACAAGAGTCAAGGATGCAGGATATGTTGATATTTTAAAATTCGATCTATTTGTGTAATTTACTTCAGAATTCAAGTGTTCATTGGATAGATAGTAAATTCAGGTTTCTGATAAGGATGTGTGAGATCAAAACAGATAATATATTTGTTAATGTTGGTAAATCTGAGATAAAGGTATCCAATCGAACTACTTATAGAAGTCATGCCAGCAAATGAAACTTGATGGAATGTAAATGAGTCGTGGCGCACTACTAATTTAACTATTGACTGGAAGCCATGATGGAGCCTCTCATCAGTTTAGATTCTTGTGCAAACCCATAATTTTGGTGTGATGCGCTTAATATGGGATTTAGGAGAAATTGAGATTAGGCATGTTTTTTCAACCATCTGAACTAAATATAGGATAATCTGAGCCCTCTTACTCCACAATGACCTTCTTGCCCACTGTGCATGGGGCAGAAGCTATCCTTCCAAAACCCTTGAACCATATCTCTCTGTCACAACTAGTTTACTTCCCTTTCAGCCACAACTGGGCATTAAAAGGATATACATATGTATGCATTAGACATGCAAACTTATATTAACATACATTATGCATGCCTatgttaatacatttttttgGTGATTAATGCCTATTTTAATTTCATATGTATTAAATATGCATTGTTATGCAGCCCAATACATAGTGACAAATATGTACATGTTCTCTATAAGAAGCCACaatgaggaagaaaagaaaatggttaCTGTAAAAAAAACGTGCTAATAGGATGTTCTGGGCAGGTCCAAAGCTTGCCCTGCCCAAGGATAGCCTCATCCAACTAGTCCTGTCATAAAATGCTTAGATTTGGTCATGGGCCCAGTTGTTGAAAACCAGTGGAAGTTGCTCGTGACCAATCATTACTACTCATCTGGTAACTTTATCCTTATATGGATATTACTAAATTGGTGTTTTTTGCCCCCAAGAAAAAAATTTAGGTTGTTGTAGGTTTACTGTCCTTAGTGAAAATCTGGTCCATGAAGTTTTCAATACTTATACCAGCCTGTAAAAATCTTTCCATCTCTAGTTGGCTTTTTTCTTGCCTTGTCTACTCTTGATGTTTGATTACATCATTGGATTAGCTATATGTATGGTTTGCTATATTGCTTTGTTCTATTATTGATGTGTCTTCCTTGTGTGCTCTACTATGCTTATGCATcttatattctttctcattttgcaTGTGGATCAGCAAAACCTCCAATTCTCTCTGAACTCGCATGACTGTTTGGTGTCTGTGCATTCTGTTTCAGGAATATGTTACTTGAGCAGCTTACAAAATTGACTCATGCACCAAGTGTACAATTCCAAACAACACCTCCCATTACAGAAGCTCCGGAAGTGGTTAGTAGTGCTACGCAGATGTCTAAaaaattgctttttttttttaaagtcagTACAATCGTCTTTCCACCTTATCTTATATGATCGAGGGTTTCTGAATAGGCTGAGCAAAGCATGGATCAAAGGCCACAACCTCGGATCTGGAATGGTGAAAATTATGAATCTGATAGTGATGAAGATGAAAAGCCTCGACACCGTAGCATAAATAGCAATGTTACACCAATGACAGATGCTGACATGAGGTAGTCACTCCAAGCATTCTTTCCTTGTCTGAAATGATTAGCTATGGGCACCGAAAGTCCCTAACTGGGACGAATATTTTACTCTTCATTGTAGAGTTGGTACAACTTGCcacaccaaaaagaaaaaaaataaggaagATGTAGAAGAAGAAGTGTTTTAACTTGATAAAATGACTAACTCCTGTATATTTGACGTTCATTCCTTTGCTAGTATTCGTTTCAGAATGTCTCGTTTGGTCTGGCTACTAagttattccttttttttttgtcttgaaTTTACTTTAATCACTTACACCTCTTCGGTGTTTCTTTAAACTGTTGCTCACACGGTATCGTGCATTAGTTTTAATTTCCCTTCAACTAAGCTAGAGTGGCTGTTTCTGAATCAGGGATATATCTGATTAAGTCAAAGAAAGAGGATACGGAACCTACAGTTGCCTGTTCCAAATGATTTCAGGCCGTGCATACAATAGTTTTCTGCAGTGCTGTTTGCTGCTGGTTGAGTGCAGTATGGGAGGAGTAGCTGAAGATGTAAACATTTGTTCTATATCTGTTATTTATCCTTCATTCGCTCTTTGTTGGACATTCTTATCTAACCAGTCGTGTAGGTCAGACACATTGAGAACATACAGATGCAGCTCTGCCGGTTTAGGACCAATTTTGTGTTGTTAAATTGTGGATTACTTTGTCTAGGTTACATTACAGGATGCCAACggcacatatatatatagaccTCCCATTGCGGCAACAGTTGTACAAGGTGTTACAAACTTCTGCGGTTTGTGAACTATGTTGTTTTTAGGACAGGACTAGCCCCCAAAATCTTGTACCCCACCAACCACCACCCCCAAAAATTCTCCTCTCTCACAGACACACACAGGTACACGCTGCTTTGGGTTGGATATGCTCTATGCAAAGCGATGGTTCAGTTCAAATTTGTTTGCCCCTTTAGCTCTTCCTTCCTCCTGTGAAAGTTTGGAGGAAAAGGGGACTCTTAATGATGTTTGTTTAGACTTTGTAGTTATATTTTCGCTCAAAAAAAAGGAGGACTTTGTAGTTATATTTTTAGGGTCACATTCTTTCATGTCGGTGGAATTCGTTAGTAATGACGAAAACAAATTTAGGAATAAATTGAAGATTGTTAAAAGCTTAGCTAATATATGTGCTCTTCTTTAGATTGTTGTTAACAGTAGATCCCGGAGAGTTTCGTTGTTTAGGACAAAGGGTCTGTTCTCATCTATTTTCTGGGCttatttttcagattttgattttaaaatCATGTTTTTTGACTTACTCTTCAGGTTCTGACTTTAGAATGATGTTCTTAACTGTTTCATCTTTCTTCTTCTGCCATTTAGATTTTTAGAATGGTGCTCTCTACTACTTCATTTTTCTACTTTTgcctttctttttaaaaaatagaaTGGTGTTCTGAACCGCATCTTCTTTTTACTCTATTTGGATttatcaaattttcaaaattagtttttcaaatattataaaaaattttaaaaattactctAAAAGGTACTctaaaaaatagtttaaattttttttaatatttaaaaaatatttcaaaatatattctaaaaactcttaaactcttaaatatttcaaaatattttttaaaaatatctcaaaatataccGTAAAACTCTGgtacaataaaaaattttaaaaacactttcaaaaatagctaatccaaaccgagcctttagcttttggtttTTCTAAAgttcaaagaaaaattaaaattagaaATTACAAAGTACCTGCTGTGATtttgaaacaaatgaaatgGAAATAACACTGACAATGATAAGGAAAAAGtgtgtaaaaataaaaaaaaaaggaaagagagagagtgagagagacgACGTCGTCTGGCAGCATTTGACTCAAGAATGAAAGAGAAACAGAGAGAGAGGTTCCATCTGGTTTTGGTGGCTAATCTCTAATGGCTGCTTCAACCATCAACCTATCTCTACTTTCTCAAACCTTCTCCTCCCTTCAAATCCACCCTTTGCTCACCAAACCCTCCCTCCAATTTCCCCTTCAAAACCCTCCTCTCATACTCAAACCCCACCTCAGGATCCAATCCCAGAAATCCCACATCACAAATCCCCAAACCAAGCAACCAATTCACGATAATTCCTATCCTGATGACGATGGAGTCCCAATTGAACACGTGAAAATGCTAGTCAAATTCAAGTCACGCCACAATTACATACGGATTCTTGAAGTTTCAAGAAAAGCAGACCATCCACTAGCAGGGTCCAGACTGCTTTTGCTTGATGCTCCTGGCAATATCCACAGCATATCTTACTTGTTCAAATCACTGACCAATGCTTATTTTGATGTTTTTGCGACAATCCCACCAATCATTCCTCCTGGACCAATTGGAATTCTTGGTTTTGGGGCAGGTTCAGCAGCTAGGATTCTTCTGGAAATGTACCCACAAGTAGCTATTCACGGTTGGGAGCTGGACCCTTCAGTAATTTCAGTCGGGAGGCAATATTTTGGGCTGGAAAAGCTTGAAAAAGATCATCAAGATCGGCTGTTTATTTACATTGGGAATGCTTTAAATGCTAGTTTGAGAGATGGGTTTTCAGGGATTTTGGTTGATTTGTTCAGTAAAGGGTGCGTGATACCTGAACTTCAAGCTCCACAAACATGGGAGAAGCTGAAGGGATGCTTGAGAGAAGGTGGGAGAATAATGGTGAATGTTGGTGGGAGCTGTGTTGAGCCAGATGATATCAGAAAAGATGGGAAAGTGATAATGGAAGAGACTTTGGAGGCTATGAATAAGGCGTTTCCTGGTGAGGTTTTTGTGCTGAATCTTGGAAATAGAAAGGATGATAGCACAGTTGCACTTACTGGTAAATTGCCTAATTTGGTTGAGTGGAAAAAAGCAGTTCCAAGGCCTTTGAAGTTTTATATTGAAATGTGGAAACCCTATAGAgcttaatttgatttttttttttgttaattttcttcTAATAGATTTGTACTGGCATTTGGAATCAATGATTTTTGTAGAGATGAAATGTAGTACCATCGTTGAGTATGAAAGAGGTTGGAATGTGATTTTTGTGCCAGATTTTAGTGCATGTTTTCTTCCTTGctattttttagagtttttgtagaaaaatgcactgtagcaatttgatatgaattaattttttatgcacTGACAGTGTAGTGATTTTTTAACATTAGCAACTTTGGATATatgtagggatggcaatgggggcccGCGGGGGGTTAATGGGGAGGGTGTTGGGGCGGGGGCCAGGGGAATattttccccccgcttagaaacggggcgggggatggggcgggggtttaaataaataaataaatataatttaattagttacaaacttattataataatattattagttatatgtattatataatgtctattagtatatataatataattgatattattaattatactaataattatatatgtgtactaatac encodes the following:
- the LOC113768155 gene encoding uncharacterized protein LOC113768155 yields the protein MAASTINLSLLSQTFSSLQIHPLLTKPSLQFPLQNPPLILKPHLRIQSQKSHITNPQTKQPIHDNSYPDDDGVPIEHVKMLVKFKSRHNYIRILEVSRKADHPLAGSRLLLLDAPGNIHSISYLFKSLTNAYFDVFATIPPIIPPGPIGILGFGAGSAARILLEMYPQVAIHGWELDPSVISVGRQYFGLEKLEKDHQDRLFIYIGNALNASLRDGFSGILVDLFSKGCVIPELQAPQTWEKLKGCLREGGRIMVNVGGSCVEPDDIRKDGKVIMEETLEAMNKAFPGEVFVLNLGNRKDDSTVALTGKLPNLVEWKKAVPRPLKFYIEMWKPYRA
- the LOC113768856 gene encoding histone deacetylase 6; this translates as MDSSDAGGASLASGPDGTKRRVTYFYEPNIGDYYYGQGHPMKPHRIRMAHNLIVHYSLHRKMEINRPFPAKRDDIRRFHSQEYVDFLSSVTPVTVHDHTHSRHLKRFNVGEDCPVFDGLFEFCQASAGGSIGAAVKLNRQDADIAINWAGGLHHAKKSEASGFCYVNDIVLGILELLKVHRRVLYIDIDIHHGDGVEEAFFTTDRVMTVSFHKFGDFFPGTGHIKDLGVGQGKYYALNVPLNDGMDDGSFRDLFRPVIQKVMEVYQPDAVVLQCGADSLAGDRLGCFNLSVKGHADCLRFLRSFNVPLMVLGGGGYTIRNVARCWCYETAVAVGVEPDNNLPYNEYYEYFGPDYTLHVEPSLMENKNSARDLERIRNMLLEQLTKLTHAPSVQFQTTPPITEAPEVAEQSMDQRPQPRIWNGENYESDSDEDEKPRHRSINSNVTPMTDADMRDISD